In the Nicotiana tabacum cultivar K326 chromosome 16, ASM71507v2, whole genome shotgun sequence genome, one interval contains:
- the LOC142170185 gene encoding secreted RxLR effector protein 161-like, which yields MKDIPYVSLVGSLMYAQVCTRPDIAFAVGMLGRYQSNPGLDHWKAGKKVLRYLQGTKDFKLTYKFSDSLEVIGYSDSDMGGCKDTGKSTSRYIFLLNGGVVSWRSVKQTIVATSTMEAEFIACYEATSHALWLKNFISGLRIVDSISRPLRIFCDNSATVFFSKNNKSGSQSKHIDIKYLMVRDYVKKQGVNFEHIRTTLMIADPMTKGMLTNIFKDHVTHMGLSSSI from the coding sequence ATGAAAGACATTCCCTATGTTTCGCTTGTTGGAAGCCTTATGTATGCACAGGtctgtactagacctgatattgcttttGCGGTAGGAATGCTTGGCAGATATCAAAGTAACCCTGGTCTTGACCATTGGAAAGCTGGTAAAAAAGTCTTGAGATATTTGCAAGGAACCAAGGATTTTAAGCTCACATACAAATTTTCTGACTCATTGGAGGTGATTGGATATTCAGACTCTGATATGGGTGGATGCAAAGATACTGGTAAATCTACTTCGAGATACATTTTCCTTCTTAATGGAGGTGTTGTGTCTTGGAGAAGTGTCAAGCAGACCATTGTTGCAACATCCACAATGGAAGCTGAATTTATAGCATGCTATGAAGCTACATCACATGCGTTATGGTTGAAAAACTTTATTTCTGGCCTTAGGATTGTCGATTCCATTTCAAGGCCATTGAGAATCTTTTGTGACAATTCAGCTACAGTTTTCTTTTCTAAGAATAATAAAAGTGGCAGCCAAAGCAAGCACATCGACATAAAGTACTTGATGGTTAGAGACTATGTGAAGAAGCAAGGTGTGAATTTTGAGCATATTCGTACTACTTTGATGATTGCTGATCCTATGACTAAAGGTATGCTGACTAATATTTTCAAGGATCATGTAACCCATATGGGGCTTAGTAGCTCAATTTAG